The Acidobacteriota bacterium genomic sequence TCACGATGATAAACTTTATAACAACCTCAACCAGACCACGGCCGAGATGGTCAAGCTGTTGTACGACTTCCGGCAGAACCCAAAGAAGTATCTCAGCATAAAGCTGAGTTTGTTCTGACATGGATCGGGCCGATGCCGACAGTCGCGCTAAGCCGCTGCTCGTCGATGATCGCGCGCTTGTGGAATCCTGCCTCGGCGGGGAGCCCGACGCGTGGGAAGCGCTCATCCTCAGGTATCAGCGGCTGATCTACTCGATTCCAATTCGCTCGGGGTTTTCGCCGGTTGATGCGGCGGACATCTTCCAGTCGGTGTGCTTGAAGCTCTTCCAGAAACTGACAACACTGCGTAAGCAGGAAAAGATAAGTTCGTGGCTGATGACTACCACAACGCGCGAGTGCTGGCGCGTGGTCGAGAAACGCCGGCGCGAGGCTCAGCCTTCGATCTACGACGACGACTATGAACGAGACATCGTCAATCGCCTCGCCTCCGCGGAGCCCCTCGCCGATCAGCGCCGCATCGCGCTCGAGCGACATGAATCTCACTCGCGGATCGGTGGCCGGCGTCGCGTTCGGAAAGGCGAGCATAAGCGTAACCGGCACTAGACAAGTGTTCACACTGGAAGCTCACATGCTGAGCGTGCGCACGACGTACAAACTGGTTGTGGATGGCAACGCCCTCGCTTCGAACGCTTCG encodes the following:
- a CDS encoding sigma-70 family RNA polymerase sigma factor gives rise to the protein MDRADADSRAKPLLVDDRALVESCLGGEPDAWEALILRYQRLIYSIPIRSGFSPVDAADIFQSVCLKLFQKLTTLRKQEKISSWLMTTTTRECWRVVEKRRREAQPSIYDDDYERDIVNRLASAEPLADQRRIALERHESHSRIGGRRRVRKGEHKRNRH